The segment CCTGCGCCTCACGGTCCCCGGCGCATGCGCGCCGCTCTCCCCGGCCTGTGGCCGCGCGTTCTGCCGTGCCCCGGATGTGGCCCCTGCCCGGGAAAATGGCGGCGCCGGTGTGGGCGGAGGGAGCGCTGTAGCGCCCGGTGCCATCCCCGCCATGGCGGACCTGGGCCGGCAGCTGCACGAGTACCTCGCGCAGtccaaggctgctgctgccaccggTCCCAGCGCGGTCCCCGCACCGCCGGCCGCCGGCGGCTCGCAGGAGGAGGCGGGGGACGGCGGCGGGCTACGGGCCTGGCTGGGGGCGCTGAACCCGTTCCCGCCGGGCACTCCCCCGGGCGCCACGGTGTGGCCTTGGACGGGAGAGGAGGACCCGTGGCTGCCGGGGCTGTCGCGCTGGCAGCGGCTGGCGGGCAGCGGGCTGTGCGTGCTTCTGGCCGCGCTGTGCTTCGGGCTGGCCGGGCTGTGcgtgccgctgctgctgctgcgcgCCCGCAAGTTCGCGCTGCTCTGGTCGCTCGGCTCGCTTTGTGCGCTGGGCGCCGCCGCGCTGCTGCGCGGGCCCGCCCGGCTGCTGCGGGAGCCCGGCCGCGGGGCGCTGCTGTACCTCGGGGCGCTCTTCGGGACGCTGTACGCCGCGCTGGGGCTGCGCAGCACCGCGCTGACGGCGCTGGGCGCCGCCGCGCAGCTCGGCatcgccgccgccgcgctcctGGCCGCGCTGCCCGGCGGTGCCGCCGGCCTGCGCCGCCTCGCCGGGCTGCTCCGCGCCGCGGTGCGCGGCCGAGGCAAGGCACTGCCTCTGTGAGCCCGGCGCACCGGGGGAGGAGCGGCCGCGTCCCCGCGGGAGTCCCTCGCACACGGACCGAGAGAGCCTCGCGCCGTAGCCAGCCGACTCCGAGACGGGGGACGCCGCTTCTCTTGGCCTCCTCCGCGTCCTGGCACGTTTTCCTCGCCGGCGCtcgaggagcagcagcagggctggcagccccGAGCGGCCCCGGTGACTCGGAGCTGCAGGTGGCTGTGTGCGGTGTCAGCCTGCCGAGCCGCCCCCGGGCTCGTTATTTGCCTTACCGCGCTGTCAGCTCCATAGCCGGGGCTTGGCATGGCTCCACATCTGGGTGCGGAGCTGGCAGCATCCCGCTCATACCTCCAGCCTGGGACCATGTGGCTGGTGCAGCGGCTGCTGCGGACCGCGAGATCGGAGCCGATGCGGAGTCAGTGTGGACTTGGCCGGtactgaggagcagctggggtgCGCAGGGCTGAAGGATGCCGAAACACGAAGATGATTTAGCAAAATGCGATCGAGGCTAGGGGAGAACATTGAAAAACTAACTGGTATTACCTCATTTTGTGCTGACCCCTATATTATGAACACATACTGGTTTTGCTGTCACCTCAGACCAGTGGTGAATACGAAGACTGTGGCCACTGAACTGCATTTCTCTctaaaaagcagctttaaaataaCCATCCAGTAAGTGAAACAAACTTTCCTGGGACTGTGGGTCACAAAAACTGCCCATAATTGTAAGGGGTGGGGGTGTTCTTGCATGATGATGAGAGGATGAAAAGTGCTAATGTTGGTTAAGAGCATTGGCTTTTGCAGGTACGGGACCAAACTGGGCTTTAAAATGGGAGCTTCAGCTCTTAGAACTTTACTTTTGTGTATAGATACTGCTCTCTGAACTTGGGCAGGAGTTGCTTACTTGTCCCAGCCTGAccttcaaaaatatatttgccaGTAACTGGAGTTCTGCTTCAGTGCAGAAACTGAGCTGCCTCAGGAGGGTGCTGAATTCAGGCTGACAGAGCTGGGTGCTCCAGTTTGGGCCGGGTACTGGACAGCTGCAAGGAAATGGGACAACGGGGCCTCACCTGCACAGAGTATCTCACTGAGCATTTGTGCCTCATGGAGAAAATAAAGCCTGCAATACTCATTTGCTATCACTATTtagttttaatatatttaccaaatatttttctgaattaaacTGAAATTGTTAAAGAGAGTCCTTAAGTGTTTTAATAAAACTATTTGTGTCCAGTTGTCAGTATAGACATTTCACTAATGGTCACTTTTTTCCATTAAGAATGTAGATCAGAGTTATTAGAATAGCATTAAATTAGCTCCTGTTTTTACAGTTTCTAAGTTACagtatataaaattaattttactccTAAAAGCAGTGTAAAATTAAATCTGAGACAACCTCTGAAGTAACAGGTAGAGCATAAGAGTCTGTGTACAGCACTGGTAAAATAACATGACCTGAGGAACACAGAAGTATATTCCCAGTAAGTAACTGTGCCCATTTCCCACTAATAGTGGGTCACATATCACAGACTGGGAGGCAACTTCTGTCTCTTCTGCCATGCTGTTACCTTCCAAGGCTTTGTAGAAACTATATCTAATCATCAAATTTCCTTGCTACTTTTTGAGCATATGATTgtgaaatactttaaaactgcatttaaaaagctGCCCCTTGAAGAGTGTTACTTAACGTTAAGTACCATAATTGTTTAAGGAATTAACCAATtatcagaggaaataaaagttgTCTAGATAATGCTGGGTTTTCTCTTGTTAGATACACTTTAACTTGTTTTGGTAGAGGACTGTGGTTTAATTAAAGCCTAAAGCCATCCTCTAACTCATATAGTCTAAGTATTAGACCTCTTTTAGCCCCTTAATATCGGGCttggtaaattaaaaaaaaaaaaaaaaaaaaaaaagagggtaatttttcctctttgccaATGATGAAATCATTAGTATTTCCCATGAAAACTTCAGGacaaatcccagctcccagacaTACACCCAAAGTGCCCAAAGTCCTTCAGACAGagctaaaaagcattttttcttaaGGGACAAACTCTGTCATATCAGATGCATCTCAGATGTTTCTAGTTAATTCCTTTAAGACAGTTCTGTCTCTCCTGACACCCATGAGAAGGATTTTATAGGCTAATGGATCAGTTACAATTTTCAAATGTGATTTGATACAccacaaattaaaaaccaaGTAGAAAAAGGTACTTGTGACTGACTGAACCACAAGAACAGCAGCTAAGCATCTGTGCTTTGATGTCTTTAAGTAAGATGGGACATCAGGACTTGAGCCAGTCTTTGGTAAACCTGCCTAGGAGAAGATGCAACAGCTGCTATGTATCACTGGGTTGCAGGAGCCTCTAGAACTAAGTCTCATCCTGATTATAACCTGAAGTTcaaggcaggagagagggaagcctgaagcaggagagagaggggagTGATTTTTTATTATACTTTCAATATAGGACCTTCCTGAGGGGTATCTGCAGAGTAAGTACTTACGTGATAACATTTTCACTGAGGCTTTAGGTGTTAAAGGAGCCTTCTGATAACATGGTGGCTGGACATGATTAACAGGAATGATTTATGGGGAAAACAAACTAATGGTTGGTAAGCAGCTTTATTATGAaatgtgggaaatgggaataaCCCCTCCTCCTCATTTCCCTCCTTTACTAAAATCAGACAACAATATCCTAAAGAAAAAGACACTTAAAAAAACTTATTATGGAAGTGATGAATTGCACTTCAGCAATTAATGCACCAGACTCTGCTGAACACCCATAGCTTTAAGCAATGTGTCACACAGCTGCTGTAAAACATACCAATCAAGCTGCTGAACCTTCCTTCTCAGTTTCTATAAACAGATGCTGTTTTGAACAAAAATCCGTGGCTTGCCTAGGTTAAGTGTAGAATGCCAACCTTTGCTGGGATGTCTGTCTTAGGATCCAGGTTATGTAACTCACACTACGTCTTTGACAACTTGTTCTAAACATTATTTCactcttttctgtttcaggatGGCAGAGTAGCAAGCAGTGGTGATTGCCTGCATTTTGGAATTTTAACCTCAGCACCATTGTAGACAGCTGTGGCTAAAGGTGAAAATGAAACTTCTCTATACATGATAAACCAAAACCCTGGGAATCGGCTGTTACTATTTTAAATGGCTGAGATTTCAGGAGGTAGTACTGTTGCTCCATCTGAAACACAAGTTTGCCTAAATACAACCCTCTGTAGTAATAGGTGAGTAAAGAATCGCAcactgttgatttttttttgttaatttttgctCAAATTACGTTCTGTATTCATACAAAACCAACGTAACTCTTTGACAAACTGTACATATAGAAACAAGTTTCTGTCTGGAGGTGAACTGAAATCTGTGGAGATGCTCCATGTTCCACAACACTTAAAAGAAATTCCAGCTCTTGACAAAACAAGAAAGTGAGGGGAATGGGAgtggaaagaacaaaacaaaggtAGCTACAATATTGCAGCTAGAGGCAAATGACTgattcaggaaaagaaagacccCTGTTAGGAACTAATGCACATTCAGTTATCCCAGTTAAGAATCCAGGTTCGTGGCATTGCAGGTGAGTCCAGAGTAGCAGTCTATTTAAATATTGTCCCACAAGGACTGGGCATGACCCAGTCAAAGCCTCTTCTATCGGCCTCGTCCACCCCGAGATCCTCCTCTCCGGGACTGGCCAGAGTTCATGTTATTTCCTCTTCCCCagttgctgctgctccttcctcctcgGGAAGGGTTACTGACTGCCCCAGGGCCTCCACCAAAGGCTTCATCCCTGTGGAATCCATCATGGTGGTCTCCATCTAGAGAACTGGACCTCCCAGATTTCGGTGCTCTCTGTGAAGGTCCTGAATTTCCTCGTCCTGCAAAGGAAGCACAACCAGTTACTGGTGTAAGTTTGAGCTGAGTCTCTTCTCAGACATGCCAGATACTGAGCTGGTTCTACTGTGGTGTCATCATTCATAAACCAGCTGTAGCTGAGACCTGCAATTTTATGCCTCCTCCCTCAGTACAATTTTCATATACAGATTTAGTGGCTCTGTTACAGTTCAGAAAACGGATAACAATCAAGCAATTCCTTGGGAATTAAAGGAGCTTGTATTTGATACTATGAGCAGTCACTGAAATGAAGTCAGAATAGTGATAGCTTTTCCTCCAAACTGCCAGTTCTTGTGCTTCACACTGGGGTTCTCTCTGTTTTTATGgcaaaatacttttaaaaaatcctaaactGAGACATAGCAGTGTTAACAAATTGAGACAGTTGAGGCTGATGGTGAAGATCATGAGTAACATTACTgttttgttcaattttttttgctaaaaacaatgaaaaaatgctttcttttactACTAACCTGGAACAAAAAGTACTCAAGCTCTTACTGCCAGGAATAGAATTTTCTAATTCTCACAtacctttttggttttgttatgtTTGAtatgaacaacaaaaaaccccaacccaatTCATTAGCCTAAAATAAGAAGCAGTattgtgaaaaaacaaaatcagtggTAACCTTGTTTTTAGGACACACTACAGCTAAATTCAGGTATTTTTGCTGCACTTTAGCAAGAGTGATTTTTGTTGACTGTGGTTGGTTCCATGTAAAACAGTTACCAAATTGTTTCACAGAAACATTCATGAAGTTTTAATCTTCAAAGGACTTTACCAATTCAGCTGAAGGTGACATAGCCCACATATGAAGAAGTGTTGTTCATGGTTTGCTTGTCAGGCTTTCTGCCATCATTCTAAACTTCCTTTAGCACATTATGAGTTAATTATAACACTTGTGCCTGGACAACAATTGTTTTGAGTTTAACGAAGAATCTGCTAGAGTTATCACAATCATTATGGAAGGTGGAAAATGAATCCTTACAGATTTGATAGATGCTGGCTAAATTGAGAACTACAGCATGTggatatggaaagaaaaatactggtAGAAGAGTTTATCAGCAGAGTTTCATTCAAAACATCTGTGAAGGAATGATAAAACCTGGGAATAGAGTCCATGCAGAGGAGGAGTGACAAGCAGTTAAAACTGAATGAGCTTTGGGACAGTGGTGAGAGAAGTGGGCTGGGATTCAGTGTTCAATGGCATCAGAGACAAAGCTGTGCAGTCTAACAGCAACAAATTCAGCTGTAGGCTGCCAGCTCAGCATCAGCAAGCAAATGAGGACATTTGTCATTGATCACTACCTGACAGTGAGTAGGACATTAAAGAAAGACAGTATTTACACAAGAGAACAGAAGTCCTGAGATCTGTAAGAAACAGGATCAAGAACTGGTGTGATGCTAATAGCACTGAATCCAAAAGAATGTGTTCTGTGGGTTACAGTAGCATGGGACCGCTTAAAAGGGAACTACAGCACCAGGAACTATTAGGAAAGAATGAAGAAAGTGGAAGAAATACAAGAGAACTGTAGAAATCCAATGCTACATCACATCTTAAATAGTGTGTGCAATTCCTAGTTACCTCACTGAATTTAGAAAAGGATAATTTAAAACTCAGAATAGCACATACAGAGTAACAAGGCTAGTGGAAGAGACAGAAGAATTTctagaaagaataaagaaatcagAGCTCTGATTTGGAGAAGAGCTGGTTCAGGCTGGAAGTGGTGGAGTTCAGTGCAATCAGAGGTGGCATTCAGTAATAACAGGGACCAACATTCAACTTAATTACAACACAAGACATCAAATTAGTGAATGATAAGCAtagataaaaacattttccctacttttttttctaaagcataGTCTACTGCAATTAAGTTTTAGAGATCTGTGCATGGATGTTGTATATATCAAAAGTTTATATGATTCTTAAAGCAATTAGAGAAGTACACAAAAGGTAACTAGAAAGccattatatataaaaataatgttttagtAAGTCAGATCTTCAGAGGTTTAAAGAGTACTTCAGGGACGTATCACTCCAGACTCAATGTTCTTATATTTGAGTTAAAGAATAATATCACaaacatttatattaataaacAACTATTCtgaaaatgaggggaaaatgctCTTAATTCGTTTTCCAGCTGAGTAACAGGGAATCAAAAACCAATTACTTTTCAACAGGACAATAAAGAAGGGgattctgcagtgctggagacaAGATTTGGATTTGATGTTTGAAAATCCCTCTGTTCTTATGCTCCTGTAAGACTGGTCTTTAACTTCCCAGCTGGTAAAATCAGATATTTACCAGCTCAGCTTTATCCCCTCTGAACAAAGAAGTTCTGGATACACTTAATACTGAAAATACATGCCAGTGTTACTTAAGGGTTCCAatcaaagggtttttttacctTTGCCCCTCTCCTCTGGAGGTCCACCTGGAGCATCCATGTCTCTGTGGTCAGAGGTTCCCGGTCCGTCGTGCCAGGGACGTTTCCGTGGTGGCAGTGAGGCCATGTCCATGCCCTGGAGTGAAGAGGAACGTTCTCTGTTGGCTGGAGAGTGCCCATCATGAGGAGGGTGATCTGGACGAGGACCTGTGCACAAAAACACAGGATAAGTAATGTTTATTGGATCTTTATTCCTCATTTTTGAAGGCAGCCACATAAATTTACATACTGCCCACACTGCTTGGCACACAGTTTGAAGTTAAAATTATGTAAAGCTTCTCCTCTGTCCcattttttagtaaaaaaagcTAAAGGTAAAACAGATTCTAAAGATGATGGGAAATAAAAGTGTGGCAGATGTAAAGTGTTCTTTCCAGTATAAAATACTTCCATATATTTTAGAGACAATCACACCTTCATTTATTCATGTGTcatttgtgctttgttttccatgACATTCTACAGCTCTGTCTTGCCCCATATGGGGTTGCCTTTAGTAACACAACTGCAAATACAAGCTGTCAGACATTGCAGCTGAAAATACCAACACGGAGAAAGATTACTGTTGGCATTAATaaacctattaaaaaaaccccatgacaTGTGATTCAGTCATCCAGAGGTGACAACTGCCCAGGCAGTTCTGGACTGTACAAGAACACAACTGAAAATCAAGGCTTTGAGGCCACAATCACTTCTATTCAATAAGACAGCTGTATTCAGAGACAGTTAAATTCTGTGTAgttcttttttcctaaatttaaaAGACCAAAGAACTGTATTTGGCTTTTCTCATGGTAAAATACTGGTAACAAACATGTGAGGTACAGGAAAAAggcatgatttttaaaatatttttttcaagttattaTATTGTAGAAGTCTACAAACCTCACCACATTTTTTACCTGGTTCTCTGTTTCCATCCCAGGATTCTGGTTTCCTCCCTCCTTCAAAGCGTGGGAATTCATCTGGAGTAGGAAGCAAACCCTTCCGAGCTCCTGAGCAGTAAGAGAAGCAGGGGACAGGAGTGAGAAGAGACATTGCATTCATGAAAATGGTGTCATCTGCCCAAGAactgcctttccttcctcatCCTTGTATTTCTGTGTGGAAGAGCATTCCCCTTACCTCTCAGAGCACCTCGACCTCGCCCCCGAGCACCATGGTCCCTTCCTCTGGAGTTTTCATCTGGAGAGTCAAAAGCATCATCTGGCCCAAAATCTTCAGGGCCAGGAAATCCATCTCTGCCCCTGGGTCCCCGGCCCTCGTGTCTCGAGGGTCCTCCTCTTCGGAAGCTACAACAAAGAACATGATACAAACGTGGTTTTTAGGCATAATTGAATCAGCTTCAGTTTAATTATCAACTCATTTCTAAACTGTTTCACTTAATGCTACAGCACATACAGTTACTAGAACAGGATTTGTAGGTGGGAAAGTGCCCATTTCAGCCTTTGAGCACTTTGATAGTAAGCTTTGTAATCTTCCTCTCATATTTCCTTCCACTGATTATGTTGGCTTTtcatacaagaaaaatattattaaacaCACTGCATTAGTTAATGAAAAGGTGGGGAAAACAATCAATGAGTGATGATAGATACAAGGTGAGGTAAGGCAAGGCAAAGTATAAGTGACTTCCCCTTAACTGATGGTCTTACATTCCccttgccttttttcctttctatttccatcaaaaaacaaactgaaaacataGAAGCAATGAGAGTCGTGGCTATAACAAAACATTACAGGATCTCATTCCTATtagttctgtgattcttttgccagacaattctccttttcattccattcttCAAAGTTTACAATTTTAGCAAATGCATCTAGACTGCCCTTGCATCTGTAGGCATAGTGATGGCTGAACAGTGCACAGTGGCATTCTGCAACCTGACGAGCAGTTTATCCAACTGCAGTAAGGAATTTTGTGTTGCAAAATGTAATTATGACCCTGAAGCTGATAACTGCTGTCTAGTAAGTACCAAGAGCATCTTCAGGAATTTGCTACAATTGGGTTCTGCACTGCATCCTAGCTGAGTACAGCTCCTCCAGTGCCGCACTGGGGGCCTTGGACAGCTCCTCAGAGGGGAGAATGGCTCTTCCTGAGCTGTCAGTGCCATGCCAGGTAAGCCTGCAGCTGGCTGTGTGAATAACTAGCAGTTCTGTTCCTGGCACAAGCAGTTCAAACACCTGGAGGGTTTGcaaagctcagccctgccctgtgagGACGCCTGTCTGTCAGAGCCCGGCTGAGGTGTTCAGGTGGCACAGGCACACTGGTGTCCCCACCGTGCCACCCCACGCTACTCTGCCCACCCTCAGTGACAGCACACGGTGTGGAGCTCTCCTTGCCCAGTCACAGATGCCTCCCACCtccccagtgttcccagttCCACACTGGCTGAACTGGAAGCACAGCAGTATTCCCGTGGTGTTGGCTGTGTGCagcatccccttccccagctcatTAAAGACACAGTGCATCCTATTACAAGCAAAACTTTAGATacttttatttagaattttaaCAACATTAACCTTTTAAttacaaatttaaatattttaacagtagTCATAACAcaatacaatatttttaaacttttacattgtttttattaaaaaacaatagGTCTGTCTCCACCtcccagaaaacaaacacaatacagagaggaggctgctgtgcctgtACAGGTACAACAGTGGATGGAGGAGTGCTTTGTATGGACCATGAACCATTTACATTAACCTGGATGGTTTGGGAAAACAAACTCAACAGTTGCAGGTACAAATGGTTCAAATAATCACAGAGCAATATTGTTTAGCCTTGAAAACAGC is part of the Vidua chalybeata isolate OUT-0048 chromosome 10, bVidCha1 merged haplotype, whole genome shotgun sequence genome and harbors:
- the SFT2D3 gene encoding vesicle transport protein SFT2C, whose translation is MADLGRQLHEYLAQSKAAAATGPSAVPAPPAAGGSQEEAGDGGGLRAWLGALNPFPPGTPPGATVWPWTGEEDPWLPGLSRWQRLAGSGLCVLLAALCFGLAGLCVPLLLLRARKFALLWSLGSLCALGAAALLRGPARLLREPGRGALLYLGALFGTLYAALGLRSTALTALGAAAQLGIAAAALLAALPGGAAGLRRLAGLLRAAVRGRGKALPL